The proteins below are encoded in one region of Deltaproteobacteria bacterium:
- a CDS encoding DUF2961 domain-containing protein, translating into MRRLLLALALSLAGCTQTPAGSDGGHLDAGPSDAGGVDAGNLDAGHVDAGPNDAGPNDAGPSDAGPEDAGSDAGASLPLIPLGLDAYRQWSDWPRLRIGMRTVMRSTFDRAGGNEGADASHFLREDSAGHFVATELAGPGALVFFRTNHWHGSPWHEVVDGTDQVVTESSTANPNNPVAGSVFLPQNLFPNPLTWTWSITQGADLNWVPMPFTSSFQIAYERTHYGTGYYIINTLPVGAENLVSPLTAWTPTPPGDDVLALIADAGTDLAPATGDITSNSGTVTIPASGSIVLADLTGPAQLRAIKLTANLADATSLESVHIRITWDSRSQPSVDAPLPLFFGTGNFYNRTGREYLVKAFPVTVREANSQVELSSYFPMPYFHGAHVELVGGGTAVSGVTWELRSEPLPSPTPIVGYFHATYVDQGTPTAGQDLVLLDTNNIEGSVDWCGQLVGTAFTFSDQAVLTTLEGDPRFFFDDSQSPQAQGTGTEEWGGGGDYWGGQTMTLPFAGHPTGAPDAASAQAPADLVESAYRYLLADLFPFGRNARIQLEHGGTDQSVEHYRTLTSWYGLPGACLVPVDSLHVSDVVDEQAHNYQSPNASTVDTVTSRYEWGVDTLGSTTIFPATTDEGRHTTGASEFTLSIDSDNFGLVLRRKMDQSFPDQRATVEIADPDGGAFASAGVWLSPGSNSCVYSNPPGELDAPLISLETSNRQWREDEFLVPQSLTRGRSAVRVRLTFTPNAQPLLPDAGAAPAAWSEFRYWAYAWKLPTLP; encoded by the coding sequence ATGCGACGGCTCCTCCTGGCGCTCGCCCTCTCGCTCGCGGGCTGCACGCAAACGCCCGCGGGCAGCGACGGCGGACATCTCGATGCGGGGCCGTCGGATGCGGGCGGCGTCGACGCGGGCAATCTCGATGCAGGCCACGTCGACGCTGGGCCCAATGACGCGGGTCCGAACGACGCGGGTCCGAGCGACGCCGGTCCGGAGGACGCTGGATCCGACGCCGGTGCTTCTCTGCCGCTGATCCCGCTTGGCCTCGACGCGTACCGCCAGTGGTCCGACTGGCCGCGCCTGCGCATCGGCATGCGCACGGTGATGCGCAGCACCTTCGATCGCGCAGGCGGCAACGAGGGCGCCGACGCCAGCCACTTCCTCCGCGAGGACAGCGCCGGCCACTTCGTGGCCACCGAGCTCGCCGGCCCGGGCGCGCTGGTGTTCTTCCGCACCAACCACTGGCACGGCAGCCCCTGGCACGAGGTCGTCGACGGAACGGACCAGGTGGTCACCGAGTCGAGCACCGCGAATCCGAATAATCCCGTGGCCGGCTCGGTCTTCCTGCCGCAGAACCTGTTCCCGAATCCGCTCACCTGGACCTGGTCCATCACCCAGGGCGCAGATCTCAACTGGGTGCCCATGCCGTTCACGAGCTCGTTCCAGATTGCCTACGAGCGCACGCACTATGGAACCGGGTATTACATAATCAATACACTACCTGTTGGCGCGGAGAACCTGGTCTCGCCGCTCACGGCCTGGACACCCACGCCGCCCGGCGACGACGTGCTCGCCCTCATCGCCGACGCCGGCACCGACCTCGCGCCCGCGACCGGCGACATCACCTCGAACAGCGGCACGGTGACCATTCCTGCCTCGGGATCGATCGTCCTCGCGGATCTCACGGGGCCTGCGCAGCTTCGCGCCATCAAGCTGACCGCGAACCTCGCCGACGCCACCTCGCTCGAGTCCGTCCACATCCGCATCACCTGGGACAGCCGCTCGCAGCCGAGCGTCGACGCGCCGCTGCCGCTGTTCTTTGGAACCGGCAACTTCTACAACCGCACCGGGCGCGAGTATCTGGTGAAGGCCTTCCCCGTCACAGTGCGCGAGGCGAACTCGCAAGTCGAGCTATCGAGTTACTTCCCCATGCCCTACTTCCATGGCGCGCACGTGGAGCTCGTGGGCGGCGGCACGGCCGTGAGCGGCGTGACCTGGGAGCTGCGCAGCGAGCCGTTGCCGAGCCCGACGCCGATCGTCGGGTACTTCCACGCGACGTACGTCGACCAGGGCACGCCCACTGCGGGACAGGATCTGGTGCTGCTCGACACGAACAACATCGAAGGCAGCGTCGACTGGTGCGGCCAGCTGGTGGGAACCGCGTTCACCTTCAGCGATCAGGCCGTGCTCACCACGCTCGAGGGCGATCCGCGCTTCTTCTTCGACGACAGCCAGAGCCCCCAAGCGCAAGGCACGGGCACCGAAGAATGGGGCGGCGGTGGCGACTACTGGGGCGGCCAGACGATGACGCTCCCGTTCGCAGGTCACCCCACGGGCGCGCCCGATGCCGCGAGCGCGCAGGCCCCGGCGGATCTCGTCGAGTCCGCGTATCGATATCTGCTCGCGGATCTCTTCCCGTTCGGTCGCAACGCGCGCATCCAGCTCGAGCACGGCGGAACCGACCAATCCGTCGAGCACTACCGCACGCTCACCAGCTGGTACGGCTTGCCGGGTGCGTGCCTGGTGCCCGTGGACTCATTGCACGTGAGCGACGTCGTCGATGAGCAGGCTCATAACTATCAATCTCCCAATGCGTCGACGGTGGACACCGTCACCAGCCGCTACGAGTGGGGCGTGGACACGCTCGGCAGCACCACGATCTTTCCGGCCACCACCGACGAAGGCCGTCACACCACGGGCGCGAGCGAATTCACGCTCTCGATCGACTCCGACAACTTCGGGCTCGTGCTGCGCCGCAAGATGGATCAGAGCTTTCCGGATCAGCGCGCCACCGTGGAGATCGCGGATCCCGACGGCGGCGCGTTCGCGTCGGCGGGTGTGTGGCTCAGCCCGGGCTCCAATTCGTGCGTGTACTCGAACCCGCCGGGCGAGCTCGACGCGCCGCTGATCTCGCTCGAGACCTCGAACCGACAATGGCGCGAGGACGAGTTCCTGGTGCCGCAATCGCTGACGCGCGGGCGCTCGGCCGTCCGGGTGCGGCTCACCTTCACGCCCAACGCCCAGCCGCTGCTCCCCGACGCCGGCGCAGCGCCCGCGGCCTGGAGCGAGTTCCGCTACTGGGCCTACGCCTGGAAGCTCCCGACGCTCCCATAG
- a CDS encoding PAS domain S-box protein: MARSLLAALETAGQAAAWVMDGRVRAANRPWTSAVLAATPQDDWLAHFAPELRARLQQAAASLGEERVEVGAGAGFELASVVLTPVPGAGFVCQEVAAAGTQTLFNEVERQANLGSWDWNLTTGKVFWSAGMYRLYGLPDSYEPSFTSYVSLLHPDDRAEFQANAHRVLAAKEAFDSRLRIVRPDGSMRLIQDRGRVLVNRAGEPSHVVGISRDITDEQHHVATLQRYKELVDATPDAFISSSPDGIVQMWSRGTEQLFGVPEAAALGRPLEAFMRPEQRPEFRRRFQHVLSTGEPHLNAEIVRDVPGGPRVELVASLLPVRDARGQVHAVVSLLRNVTAFRQAEREARANEESRAALFALGPAAMAVLDAKTLRLLDVNPSFCELYALRREDVLGKRPSDRGLVLSDPAQERMVLEAIAAGTSARNLILKVGTPSGRVLEVLASFGAIQHCGQPAVLWAVQDISAQRESEARFQQAFRFSPVALCITALDTGQLRDVNDVFCRLLELSREALIGETATALGLWDDPPERLRWVARITEQGAVGKSEVRLRTRSGRAAVATGFATVIELNGERCVLSALVELGDEGANRASPPAARRPDTPASSK; this comes from the coding sequence ATGGCGAGGAGCCTGCTGGCCGCGCTCGAGACTGCGGGGCAGGCTGCGGCCTGGGTGATGGACGGGCGCGTCCGGGCTGCGAACCGTCCATGGACCTCCGCCGTCCTCGCGGCAACGCCACAGGACGACTGGCTCGCGCACTTCGCCCCCGAGCTCCGCGCGAGGCTCCAGCAAGCGGCGGCGTCGCTCGGCGAAGAGCGCGTGGAGGTGGGCGCGGGTGCGGGCTTCGAGCTCGCGAGCGTGGTGCTGACGCCGGTGCCGGGCGCGGGTTTCGTGTGCCAGGAGGTGGCCGCGGCCGGGACGCAGACGCTCTTCAACGAGGTCGAGCGTCAGGCAAACCTGGGCAGCTGGGATTGGAACCTCACCACGGGCAAGGTCTTCTGGAGCGCGGGCATGTACCGGCTCTACGGCTTGCCCGACTCCTACGAGCCCAGCTTCACCAGCTACGTGAGCCTCTTGCACCCCGACGATCGCGCGGAGTTCCAGGCGAACGCACACCGCGTGCTCGCGGCGAAGGAGGCCTTCGACTCGCGGCTGCGCATCGTGCGGCCCGACGGCTCGATGCGGCTCATCCAGGATCGCGGGCGCGTGTTGGTGAATCGCGCGGGCGAGCCGTCGCACGTGGTGGGCATCTCGCGCGACATCACCGACGAGCAACACCACGTGGCCACGCTCCAGCGCTACAAGGAGCTCGTCGACGCCACGCCCGACGCGTTCATCAGCTCCTCGCCCGACGGCATCGTGCAGATGTGGAGCCGGGGCACGGAGCAGCTCTTCGGCGTGCCCGAGGCGGCGGCGCTGGGGCGACCGCTGGAGGCGTTCATGCGGCCGGAGCAGCGGCCCGAGTTCCGCCGGCGCTTCCAGCACGTGCTCTCCACCGGCGAGCCACACCTCAACGCGGAGATCGTCCGCGATGTCCCCGGCGGCCCGCGCGTGGAGTTGGTGGCGAGCTTGCTCCCCGTGCGCGACGCGCGCGGCCAGGTGCACGCGGTGGTCTCGCTCCTGCGCAACGTGACCGCGTTTCGGCAGGCGGAGCGCGAGGCCCGCGCGAACGAGGAGAGCCGCGCCGCGCTCTTTGCGCTCGGCCCCGCAGCCATGGCGGTGCTCGACGCCAAGACCCTGCGTCTCCTGGACGTGAACCCCAGCTTCTGCGAGCTCTACGCCCTGCGACGCGAGGACGTGCTGGGCAAGCGCCCCTCCGATCGGGGGCTGGTGCTGAGCGACCCGGCCCAGGAGCGGATGGTGCTCGAGGCCATCGCCGCGGGGACGTCGGCGCGCAACCTCATCCTGAAGGTCGGGACACCGAGCGGTCGCGTGCTCGAGGTGCTGGCCTCGTTCGGAGCGATCCAGCACTGCGGGCAGCCGGCGGTGCTCTGGGCCGTGCAGGACATCTCGGCGCAGCGCGAGTCGGAGGCGCGGTTCCAGCAGGCGTTCCGCTTCAGCCCGGTGGCGCTCTGCATCACCGCGCTCGACACCGGGCAGCTCCGCGACGTGAACGACGTCTTCTGCCGCCTCCTGGAGCTCTCCCGCGAGGCGCTCATCGGCGAGACGGCCACCGCGCTTGGCCTCTGGGACGACCCGCCGGAGCGCTTGCGCTGGGTGGCGCGCATCACCGAGCAAGGCGCGGTGGGAAAGAGCGAGGTGCGCCTCCGCACCCGCTCCGGGCGCGCGGCAGTGGCCACGGGCTTCGCCACGGTGATCGAGCTCAACGGCGAGCGCTGCGTGCTCTCGGCGCTGGTGGAGCTCGGCGACGAAGGCGCTAACCGCGCTTCACCGCCAGCGGCCCGAAGGCCTGACACACCGGCATCATCGAAATGA
- a CDS encoding VCBS repeat-containing protein — MNERRVAWLGVLLLAGCFNSPGSSSSGASSGASSTATTQGTSGSGTTTQGSTTAGSGSTNSNASSGSSTGNNCACPLADCGGTCVDLTSDTNNCGACGNVCQPQCNETVTCEQGRCIYTGGGCNTAGGNTSTGGGGNTSTGTGTGTGTTGSGTTTGGQYSCDNACTDSTHCAAGYTCVTPNWGFPSTTSTSGGGGASCQFCYGTVCNGTCVDTSGDHENCGACGNACNAYQHCINGACECYLPGTCTTQCACGPGSSACGADCVLLDSDPNHCGNCGTSCDGGACVSGACVFVDSDAGVGVFFDDQVVGPAPFIEAVAVADLNEDGHPDLVVAEGSDAFTHDGGILFFPGFGDGGFGPSQHTRALGVDDVAVADFDRDGHLDVVTADAFSTQLTLLFGAGDGTFSHEAAIQVPTPSLVLETGDFNGDGLTDLLVGSYTDVVSVVLLGHGDGGFGAPLPGPGDLLLSLGEPRAYALGDFNEDGTTDVAFDHIAFAQPDGGFVQGPQIYPGGTAATGDFDGDGHLDLVMFTNQDTTASCALYAALIFHGNGDGTFTLGDAIPLEQPPNLAAIGDFDGDGKPDLAIDYFQGAVQVFSGDGAGHFTTRPQVYPVGYLATELRVGDVNGDGHADLLLPALEEGDVELLLAR; from the coding sequence ATGAACGAGCGTCGGGTCGCGTGGCTGGGCGTGCTGTTGCTGGCGGGCTGCTTCAACTCGCCGGGGTCGTCCTCGAGCGGGGCGAGCAGTGGCGCGTCGTCGACTGCGACCACCCAGGGCACCAGCGGCTCCGGGACCACCACCCAGGGCAGCACCACCGCCGGATCCGGCTCCACCAACTCCAACGCGTCGTCGGGGAGCAGCACCGGAAACAACTGCGCCTGCCCGCTCGCCGACTGCGGCGGCACCTGCGTCGACCTCACCAGCGACACCAACAACTGCGGCGCCTGCGGCAACGTCTGCCAGCCGCAGTGTAACGAAACCGTTACATGCGAGCAGGGCCGGTGCATCTACACGGGCGGCGGCTGCAACACCGCGGGCGGCAACACGAGCACGGGCGGCGGCGGCAATACGAGTACGGGCACCGGCACCGGGACCGGAACGACCGGCTCGGGCACGACCACCGGCGGCCAGTACAGCTGCGACAACGCCTGCACCGACAGCACCCACTGCGCCGCGGGCTACACCTGCGTGACGCCGAACTGGGGCTTCCCGAGCACCACGTCGACCAGCGGCGGCGGCGGTGCGTCGTGCCAGTTCTGCTACGGCACGGTCTGCAACGGCACCTGCGTGGACACCAGCGGCGACCACGAGAACTGCGGCGCGTGCGGCAACGCGTGCAACGCGTACCAGCACTGCATCAACGGCGCGTGCGAGTGCTACCTGCCGGGCACGTGCACCACCCAGTGCGCGTGCGGCCCGGGCAGCTCGGCGTGCGGCGCGGACTGCGTGCTCCTCGACTCGGATCCGAACCACTGCGGCAACTGCGGCACGAGCTGCGACGGCGGCGCGTGCGTGAGCGGCGCGTGCGTGTTCGTGGACAGCGATGCGGGCGTGGGCGTGTTCTTCGACGACCAGGTCGTCGGGCCGGCGCCGTTCATCGAGGCCGTGGCCGTGGCCGATTTGAATGAGGACGGTCACCCGGATCTCGTGGTGGCCGAGGGATCGGATGCCTTCACCCACGACGGCGGCATCCTCTTCTTCCCCGGCTTTGGCGACGGCGGCTTCGGTCCCTCGCAACACACGCGCGCGCTGGGCGTGGACGACGTGGCCGTGGCCGACTTCGATCGCGACGGGCACCTCGACGTGGTGACGGCAGATGCCTTCAGCACCCAGCTCACGCTCCTCTTCGGGGCGGGCGACGGCACGTTCTCGCACGAGGCGGCGATTCAGGTGCCCACGCCCTCGCTCGTCCTCGAGACCGGCGACTTCAACGGCGACGGCCTCACCGATCTGCTCGTGGGCTCGTACACCGACGTGGTGAGCGTGGTGCTCCTCGGCCATGGCGACGGCGGCTTCGGCGCGCCGCTGCCCGGTCCCGGCGACCTCTTGCTCTCGCTGGGCGAGCCGCGCGCGTACGCGCTCGGCGACTTCAACGAGGATGGCACCACCGACGTGGCCTTCGATCACATCGCCTTCGCGCAGCCGGACGGCGGCTTCGTGCAAGGGCCACAGATCTACCCGGGCGGCACGGCCGCGACCGGCGACTTCGACGGAGATGGCCACCTGGATCTGGTGATGTTCACCAACCAGGACACGACGGCGTCGTGCGCGCTGTACGCGGCGCTCATCTTCCACGGCAACGGCGACGGCACCTTCACGCTCGGCGACGCGATCCCGCTCGAGCAGCCTCCGAACCTCGCCGCCATCGGTGACTTCGACGGCGACGGCAAGCCGGACCTCGCCATCGACTACTTCCAGGGCGCGGTGCAGGTCTTCTCGGGCGACGGCGCGGGCCACTTCACCACGCGGCCGCAGGTCTACCCGGTGGGCTACCTCGCCACGGAGCTGCGCGTGGGCGACGTGAACGGCGACGGCCACGCCGACCTGCTCCTGCCCGCGCTCGAAGAGGGCGACGTGGAGCTGCTCCTCGCGCGCTGA
- a CDS encoding glycosyltransferase family 39 protein: protein MSTPRATPEPLTASLLAGVIGATVLGLGLRLLWVLKLHPPSSEVFSDMQSYVDRARHLLAGRYDSGDWLYPPGTSAPLALWMKLTPFSWQRSAAVMQAVLAAAEIPLIFIGARRWFGNRVALMAAASFSIYYLAIDYAGLFSSEVYLTFWLVLAVALLDPDRPVRMALAGLALGLGALAKPQVMLLAPMWFGLLAMRRQWNQAAALTAACAAVVLPASIICTRATGHLQVLSSTSGVVMVQAWCPVKDVEAHSSAWSMAFGLPTVSTRIGRGEQEAMWGHARYDVPFTDSGFYMREGLRCIARFPAHALRTLALNLWDTFGGPPWSFQGPWPDAATDWRKPTLWCNQLFSWLVVPFAFLGMWRHRRDRGMLFAVTLPVASCIVTCLVFHGEPRFRVPYDFAILVGAWMGLASMRRSREVAPVARDAPVTQVERSPDVAARTSA from the coding sequence ATGTCCACGCCGCGCGCCACACCCGAGCCGCTCACTGCCTCGCTCCTCGCGGGCGTCATCGGCGCGACCGTGCTCGGGCTCGGGCTGCGGCTGCTCTGGGTGCTGAAGCTCCATCCGCCTTCGAGCGAAGTCTTCTCGGACATGCAGAGCTACGTCGACCGCGCGCGGCACCTGCTGGCCGGCCGCTACGACTCCGGCGATTGGCTCTATCCGCCGGGGACGTCGGCGCCGCTCGCGCTGTGGATGAAGCTCACCCCGTTCAGCTGGCAGCGCTCGGCCGCGGTGATGCAGGCGGTGCTCGCAGCCGCGGAGATCCCGCTGATCTTCATCGGCGCGCGGCGCTGGTTCGGGAATCGCGTGGCGCTCATGGCCGCGGCGAGCTTCTCGATCTACTACCTGGCCATCGACTACGCGGGGCTGTTCTCGAGCGAGGTCTACCTCACGTTCTGGCTCGTCCTCGCCGTCGCGCTGCTCGATCCGGATCGTCCCGTGCGCATGGCGCTCGCCGGATTGGCGCTCGGCCTCGGCGCGCTCGCGAAGCCGCAAGTGATGCTGCTCGCGCCCATGTGGTTCGGGCTGCTCGCGATGCGACGTCAATGGAACCAAGCCGCGGCGCTCACCGCGGCCTGCGCAGCGGTGGTGTTGCCGGCGAGCATCATCTGCACCCGTGCGACAGGCCACCTCCAGGTGCTCTCATCCACGAGCGGCGTGGTGATGGTGCAGGCCTGGTGCCCGGTCAAAGACGTCGAGGCGCACTCCAGCGCCTGGAGCATGGCGTTCGGGTTGCCCACGGTGTCCACGCGCATCGGCCGCGGCGAGCAGGAAGCGATGTGGGGCCACGCGAGGTACGACGTGCCCTTCACCGACTCGGGCTTCTACATGCGCGAGGGCCTGCGTTGCATCGCCCGCTTCCCCGCGCACGCGCTGCGCACGCTGGCGCTGAACCTCTGGGACACCTTCGGCGGACCGCCGTGGTCCTTCCAGGGTCCGTGGCCCGACGCCGCCACCGACTGGCGCAAGCCCACGCTCTGGTGCAACCAGCTCTTCTCCTGGCTGGTGGTGCCGTTCGCGTTCCTGGGGATGTGGCGCCACCGCCGCGATCGCGGAATGCTCTTCGCCGTGACCCTGCCCGTGGCCTCCTGCATCGTGACCTGCCTGGTGTTCCACGGCGAGCCGCGCTTCCGCGTGCCCTACGACTTCGCGATCCTCGTCGGCGCGTGGATGGGCCTGGCGTCGATGCGGCGCTCGCGCGAGGTCGCGCCGGTGGCCCGGGATGCGCCGGTGACCCAGGTGGAGCGGTCGCCGGACGTCGCCGCGAGGACCTCGGCATGA
- a CDS encoding peptidase inhibitor family I36 protein, which translates to MNTLLLRLMLSSGLPLPPHPRPPPPPTPVIGRWAVILFQDIDFRGQALHFNDSKAELTSDNFNDAASSLKVVIGAKVRFYEDANFKGAYFTFNCPHPIGNVDQGSFCEVNNLVNDVQTGWLCNWRPGADECQGWWNDRISSVEIVGPADEHQPPGVVDSGHKR; encoded by the coding sequence ATGAACACCTTGCTGCTTCGGCTCATGCTCAGCTCGGGGCTTCCCCTGCCGCCGCACCCGCGTCCGCCGCCACCGCCGACGCCGGTCATTGGCCGCTGGGCGGTGATCCTCTTCCAGGACATCGACTTTCGCGGACAAGCGCTGCACTTCAACGACAGCAAGGCAGAGCTCACCTCGGACAACTTCAACGACGCGGCGAGCTCGCTCAAGGTCGTCATCGGCGCGAAGGTGCGCTTCTACGAGGACGCCAACTTCAAGGGCGCGTACTTCACCTTCAACTGCCCGCACCCCATCGGCAACGTGGACCAGGGCTCCTTCTGCGAAGTGAACAATCTGGTTAATGACGTGCAGACCGGCTGGTTGTGCAACTGGCGCCCCGGCGCCGACGAGTGCCAGGGCTGGTGGAACGACCGCATCTCCTCGGTGGAGATCGTGGGGCCGGCCGACGAGCACCAGCCGCCCGGCGTGGTGGACTCGGGGCACAAGCGCTGA
- a CDS encoding serine/threonine protein kinase produces the protein MSEHASSQPEDPLIGAIVSGTYKVVRRLGEGGMGRVYEAEHLRLPKRAAVKVLHPDWATVGEAFERFQREAVISSSIGSRHIVQVHDLGQLDDGSPYMLMEYLQGEDLATVLERRKRLPPGEVLALMEQACAGVHAAHQKGVIHRDLKPANLFVAQQEDGERVVKVLDFGLSKVRGARRSSLTGAQVLGTPAYMSPEQIRTSAEVDSRTDVYALGATLFELLTGALPFDDPNVSVLMDMILEQPPRRARELVPALADAIDELMVRALAKDPAERFQDVDAFWAEAKSALLACVHQSPARLSPTLVLTAAAPAEPKTELELDAPSDLPDADPSRPGPPAERMLSTELEAAAFRPRTGRYLGLGAGFIALCALVYVLWPSSSPPAPTPAAALEPVPVPTPAPIPAVPGRAPAEPTRPAVRPAAATTPAVETAKQLVKHPAHHKPARNATQLVPADSL, from the coding sequence ATGTCCGAGCACGCCTCGAGCCAGCCCGAAGATCCGCTCATCGGCGCGATCGTGAGCGGCACCTACAAGGTGGTGCGACGGCTGGGCGAGGGCGGCATGGGCCGCGTCTACGAGGCCGAGCACCTCCGCTTGCCCAAGCGCGCAGCCGTGAAAGTCCTCCATCCCGACTGGGCCACGGTGGGCGAGGCCTTCGAGCGATTTCAGCGCGAGGCGGTGATCTCCTCGAGCATCGGCAGCCGGCACATCGTGCAGGTGCACGACCTCGGCCAGCTCGACGATGGCTCACCGTACATGCTGATGGAGTACCTGCAGGGCGAGGATCTGGCGACGGTGCTCGAGCGCCGGAAGCGGCTGCCGCCCGGCGAGGTGCTCGCGCTGATGGAGCAGGCGTGCGCGGGCGTGCACGCGGCGCACCAGAAGGGCGTGATCCACCGCGATCTCAAACCGGCGAACCTCTTCGTGGCCCAGCAGGAGGACGGCGAGCGGGTGGTGAAGGTGCTCGACTTCGGGCTCTCGAAGGTTCGCGGGGCGCGGCGCAGCTCGCTCACGGGCGCGCAGGTGCTGGGCACGCCCGCGTACATGAGCCCGGAGCAGATCCGCACCAGCGCGGAGGTCGACAGCCGCACCGACGTCTACGCGCTGGGGGCCACGCTCTTCGAGCTGCTCACCGGCGCTTTGCCCTTCGACGACCCCAACGTGTCCGTGTTGATGGACATGATCCTCGAACAACCACCGCGGCGCGCCCGCGAGCTGGTGCCCGCGCTCGCCGACGCCATCGACGAGCTGATGGTCCGCGCGCTGGCGAAGGATCCCGCCGAGCGCTTTCAGGACGTCGACGCGTTCTGGGCCGAGGCGAAGTCCGCGCTGCTCGCCTGCGTGCACCAGTCGCCCGCCCGGCTCTCGCCGACGCTGGTGCTCACGGCCGCCGCGCCCGCGGAGCCCAAGACCGAGCTCGAGCTCGACGCGCCCAGCGATCTCCCGGACGCCGACCCTTCGCGGCCGGGCCCGCCCGCCGAGCGGATGCTCTCCACCGAGCTGGAGGCGGCCGCGTTCCGTCCGCGCACCGGGCGCTACCTCGGGCTCGGGGCCGGGTTCATCGCTCTGTGCGCGCTCGTGTACGTGCTCTGGCCGTCGTCGAGTCCGCCCGCGCCGACTCCGGCCGCCGCGCTCGAGCCGGTCCCGGTGCCCACGCCCGCGCCGATCCCCGCCGTGCCCGGGCGCGCGCCCGCCGAGCCGACGCGACCCGCAGTCCGCCCTGCCGCGGCCACGACGCCCGCCGTCGAGACCGCAAAGCAACTTGTGAAGCATCCCGCGCACCACAAGCCGGCGCGAAACGCGACGCAGCTCGTGCCAGCCGATAGTCTGTGA
- a CDS encoding peroxiredoxin — protein MHSLLLAFVAAAALAPGTPAPDVSAPNQDGKLVKISELKGKPVLVYFYPKDDTPGCTKEACTLRDDYSKFQKAGAVILGVSRQDAKSHQEFKAKYHLPFDLLIDADGKFAAAFGVDTMPVVGFHKRQSVLLDAQGKVIKFFPDVDPASHSAEVLALLQKQAQPAAQK, from the coding sequence ATGCACTCGCTGCTCCTCGCATTCGTGGCCGCCGCGGCGCTCGCGCCGGGCACCCCCGCGCCCGACGTGTCCGCGCCCAACCAGGACGGCAAGCTGGTGAAGATCAGCGAGCTCAAGGGCAAGCCCGTGCTCGTCTACTTCTACCCGAAGGACGACACCCCGGGCTGCACCAAGGAAGCCTGCACCCTGCGCGACGACTACTCCAAGTTCCAGAAGGCCGGCGCGGTGATCCTCGGCGTCTCGCGCCAGGACGCGAAGAGCCACCAGGAGTTCAAGGCCAAGTACCACCTGCCCTTCGACCTGCTCATCGACGCGGACGGCAAGTTCGCCGCTGCGTTCGGCGTGGACACCATGCCGGTGGTCGGCTTCCACAAGCGCCAGAGCGTGCTCCTCGACGCGCAGGGCAAGGTCATCAAGTTCTTCCCCGACGTGGATCCAGCCTCGCACTCGGCCGAAGTGCTGGCGCTGCTGCAGAAGCAGGCCCAGCCCGCGGCTCAAAAGTAA